Below is a window of Brassica napus cultivar Da-Ae chromosome A5, Da-Ae, whole genome shotgun sequence DNA.
ACATCAAGGTTTATCTTTTCGTGCGCATGATGAGAAAGAAGAGTCAACAAATAAAGGCAATTTCTTAGAGCTTTTGAAGTATACAGCCAGACAAAACGAGGCTGTGAAAAAAGTTGTGTTGCACAATGCTCCTAAAAATAATCAGATGACATCTCCTCCTATTCAAAAAGACATTGCACATTGCTTTGCAGAAGAAGTAACCAAGTCTGTTATCCAGGAAATTAATAATGATGTCTTTGGCTTGCTGGTAGATGAATCTGCTGATGTCTCAGATAAAGAGCAAATGGCTGTGGTTTTTCGTTTCGTTGATAAATTTGGGCTGGTAAAAGAAAGATTCATTGGCATTAGTCATGTTAAAGACACATCTTCCTTGACTCTCAAGTATGCCATTGATGCTTTATTTGCGAAACATGGGTTAAGTTTGAAAAAAGTAAGAGGGCAAGGTTATGATGGAGCAAGCAATATGAAAGGAGAATTCAATGGTTTAAGATCACTGATTTTGAAAGAAAGTAGATCTGCATATTATGTTCACTGCTTTGCTCATCAGCTTCAGTTGGTTGTCGTGGCAGTTGCAAAAAAACATGTTGAAGTTGGAGAATTTTTTGATATGGTTCATGTTCTATTGAATGCCGTTGGAGCTTCTTGCAAAAGAAAGCTTATACTCACTGAAAGTAATCGCAAGAGAATGGAAGAGGGGATCAGTAAGGGTACTATTAAGACAGGAACTGGGCTGAATCAAGACCTTTCTCTTAAAAGACCTGGAAATACTCGTTGGGGATCACATTACAAGACTTTGTTGCGTCTTGGTGAGATGTTTCCCTGTATTATTGAAGTTCTTGAACATATCCAGACTGAAGGCATGGACGGCAGCAAAAGACAGCAAGCATTTGGTCTCCTCAAATATTTTCACACATTTGATTGTGTGTTTTATCTACAATTGATGCTTGTTATCCTGGGACTCACTAATAATTTGTCAAAAGCTCTACAGAAAAGAGACCAAGAGATCTTGAATGCTGTCTCGTTGGTTGGATCTACAAAACGACAGTTACAGAAGCTTAGGGACGAAGGATGGGAGAATTTTGTGGCTACAGTTTATTCTTTTAGTGAGAATAATAAAACTGAAGTTCTTGATATGGAGGAAGAGTTTGTTGATTCAAGCAGGCCAAGGAAAAAAACAGGCATCACCAACCTGCATCATTATAAGGTGGATTGTTTTTACACGGTCTTAGATATGCAACTTCAAGAGTTTAATGATCGTTTTGACGAGGTGAATTCTGAACTACTTGTTTGCATGGCATCCTTAAGTCCAATAGATTCTTTTCGTCAGTTTGACAAGTCAATGTTGATGAGATTGGCTGAGCTTTATCAAGATGATTTTAGTTCTATGGAACGAAGATCTCTTGAACAGCAACTTGACATCTATCTTGACAATGTGCAAAAAGATGAACGGTTTACCAATCTAGAAAGCCTTGGTGATCTTGCTCGTGTATTGGTGGATACAAGGAAACATCTTTCTCATCCTTTGGTTTATCGTCTTTTGAAGCTATGTTTGATTCTTCCCGTTGCGACTGCAAGTGTAGAAAGGTGCTTCTCTGCAATGAATATCGTGAAGACTACTTCACGTAACAGTATCGGTGATGAATTTTTAAGTGATTGTCTAGTTTGTTTTATTGAGAAACAAGTGCTTGAGACAGTGACAAATGAGACAGTGATAAAGAGATTCCAAGATATGAGTGAGCGTAGAGTACATCTTTAAGTTTTAGTacattgtaatattttttcgATAACATTTATGCATTTTTGCATTTAAGAAATTTTTATGACCCACGTCCATATTTTTCCTGGCTCCGCCACTGGCTATAACCACTGCTTTTCTTGTCAATCATTTTGCTGGTGATCAGACCAACCACTTAGAAACAACATTTGATACCAAATACTATTATGCAAATTACATATACATAAAACAGCTTAACCAGTGACAAAATATAAGTACGAATACGTGATTTAATCATTTGTATATAATGCAATTCTCATAACTAATCCATTGACTCCTAACCATATTAGTTTTCAAAAGTCACGTTTGATGCCTAGTAATTTATACGCCATCACATCACCGCTTTCAACTTATAAATGTATACACTAGTCATCAAAGAACTTACGACATCTTTagcaaaaatgaaaacaaaccgTGGTGATCACAAACTCTTCGTGACAATATATGGTTTTTGGCTTTTGGTAACTTTAAATAGACGGTAAGACAACGTGATAGAAAAAGATCCCACCTGACAAATCTTGATTCCTAGTAGTCGTTGGTGTGACACTGTGacattttaattagattaaccACTGATTatgatttgtttattttattggcttacaaatagtaaaataaaatgtgaTTCCAGCCTCATAATAATATTCTCCTCCACAAGTCACGACGCCGTAATGATTTTCCCTTTTTTATAAGTACACCTTTACTTCTTCCTTACTACAGACCCCGAGAAAAATAAAACCATCTTTAATcattaaatcacaaaatctctGTTCTGTTTTTTGCTTGTTCTATCTGCTTCAATATCTTCACGAGCTTCTATAGGTATGTCGACGTTACCTACTTACCTTCTAGTATCTATCTTTAGCTCTCCTTAGTTGAAAAAGTGGAATGTTCCTTCTGGTTTCAATGGTTGTAGATTGGATCTGGAAACTAGTCAAGTTTGTGGATTTAAATTAGAGAATTCTTCAGTTTTTGTTGCTTTTCTTACTCATTTATAGTGTTGGGTTTGGTAAAGTTCGAACCTTTTTTCACGATTTTATTTCCTCTAATAGCATTTGGATTGTTTTTCACCCTTTTCTCCAGctgaatctaattttttttgttgggtaCTTGATTAGTTGATTTTCGGCTGTATATGAGTGAGTAGTGACTACAAGAACCCAGTCCAGTATTTGCAGTAAAGATTCAATTTTTGTGTATGCACACAAGAGTTTTCTCTTGAGTAGTAGATTCTTAGAGAGGCAGATGCAAGATGCAATTTTTGTATAGCCGTTTTAAAGCAGAATCTTATGCTCAGCATTTTGTATACATACAAGGTGTTTTGGTGACAAGAGTCTGAGATGGGTTCTGGAAACTTTTTTAAGGCAATAATTGGATCAAAGAAAGGGAAACAAACAAAGGTATGTTTCACATTTGGTGTGATCATCAATGCAGATGAAGTTctgttttataataatgtttcaCTTGGCCTTCCTTTGTGACAGGGACTTTCTACTGCTGTGAAATCAAAAGCTTCCAAGAAGAAGGGTACTCATGCTTCATCACTAGTTGTCCGTAGCGAGGACTGGGCTGCAACTCGAATCCAGTCTGCGTTTAGAGCCTATAAGGTGCATTGAGTTgtggctttgttttttttttcttatagtaAACCAACTGCTTACTTATGTTATCTTTCTCACAGGCTAGAAAAATGCTAAGGCGTCTAAAAGGGATTGCAAGAGCAAAGGAGTTAACTGAAAAGCATCCAGTGAAGAAGCAAGCGGCGGTTACATTGAAGTATCTTCACTCATGGAGTAAGATACAGTCGCAGATAAAGGCTCGCCGAGTTGGCATGGTCATGGAAAGTCGAATGATGCATAAAAGATTAGAGAATCAGCAGAAGCTTGAGGCTAAGCTTCACGATGTTGAGGTAAATAAGACTGTCATTGTTCCCCAAACGCAAAATAATGACAGCACTGAGCTCTCTCTTGAGAAGTCTAAAGCTCAGGCTGAGTTTGATACAATTGCAGGTTGAATGGAATGGTGGGGCAGAGACAAAAGATGAGATCTTAGGGAGGATACATCAAAGGGAAGAAGCAACTATCAAGAGGGAAAGAGCCTTGGCTTATGCCTTCTCTCATCAGGTatgtatattgtatatataaaaagactttttttttatttccttgtTTGCTGCTTTCTATATGAAgaaataaaagtttatttatGTTCTCTGAACAGTGGAAAGCGGAGGGTAAGACTCAGTGGCTAGGGGGTTATGAGCTGGGGAATACTAACTGGGGTTGGAGCTGGAAAGAGCGTTGGATTGCTGTTCGTCCTTGGGAAGTAAGATACTCTTTGACTCCTAAGAAACCAAAGAGTTTAAAGACAGTTTGTTGCAAGAGTGAAACTAAGTCAAACTCACCGGCAAAGAGAGTATCATCAGTCTCAGCCAAAGCTCCGTCTTCTGGAGCCGCCGTGAAACCACGGAGATTGTCATTTCCAGGCGCCTGAAGTTAAGTTAAAAGTCTGTATGCATGTAAGAGTATATGAATATACAAAACGTACAAGATTGCAAGATTTGAAGTtggtatatttattttggtCTGTGTTCTGTTCTGTCTCTGCTGTTATGTGATGTAAATACATGTAATTTGATATGTAGGCCATGACGGTGATTCTTGGTTTGTGTTTATTAATACATGCAATAGTTTGTCTCCATAGGAAGGAAAATCTAAAGCTTTGCCTATTACTATTAGCAtaagaaaaaaactcaaatccgatcagatttgtaaaaaaaaaattgaatggaTAATATTGTATTATCCGAACTCAATCCATAACTGaatgaatatctgaaaatttgaaaacagCATCtgaataaatacataaaaacgAAACCAATATtcgaaataaatattcaaaacttgatacatttttttgtatttttatcaactaataTAATGactaattgtaaatttcaaaaaaattaattatattttctgaatttttattggtttaaaattataagaaatagataattatagaaaattatgcatttaatattaaaatttaagatgttttattaatttatgtaaaaaaagctaaaatatttatcattttgaaaCGGAAGAAATATGATTTATGTATTATCTAAATTCTAGGTTAAAATTCTATTAGAATctgaagtgttattaaccgaattCTCGGCTTCAATcgtatataaaatctaaatttgtCTACATGTTGAATCCCAAAAttcaaaatccaagaaaaactATTCTGAATCCAAATAGGTACCGAACCTCTGGTTTAGTTTACAATCATCTATGAAATTAACATTCAGACCGGACCGGACCGGACAGGACAAACTTGAGAGAATTGATCAGACCGTAGCTACTTGTTGGGTAGGGCAACAAGCTTTGTATGTCattggccaaaaaaaaaaaaaatctgtttgcTCTGTCTCTATCCACATAAGCTCTTCTCGACAAGTGTGATTCTTTGCAATTTCATGGAGTCCGCAGCCGCGAAAAGTATCTCAACTGCATCATCCAGACTCCTCGCCTTGGCGCAGCAGCTTCGTCTATACAAGGCAGAAGAGAGCACCGGGAAACTGATCTCCCACGTTGGGTTTCACAAACCTATCTCTCCGGCGAAGAAAGCGGCTGTCTTGATCTGTCTCTTCGAAGGAGACGACGGCGATTTGCGTGTTATCCTCACTAAGAGGGCTTCCGGATTGTCTACTCACTCAGGTTTGTTACTTtgcctttttttaaaaaatttggacaCTTTTGATTTAAAGGTCTCGTCTTTGGATGTGATACTGATAGTATGGATGATGGGTTGAGTTTTTGATGTAGGAGAAGTTTCTTTGCCGGGTGGTAAAGCAGAGGAGGGTGATAAGGATGATGATGGTGTTACTGCCACCAGAGAGGCAGAGGAAGAGATTGGATTGCACCCTTCGCTTGTTGATGTTGTTGCTTTCCTCGAACCTTTTCTCTCTCAGGTATGGTCTGATATAGCTTTTGCGAGCACACAGAGTTATAGTTGATGGTTAGGCGAGTTTGCATTTTGAAGTGTAGTAGGAGACCATTGGTTCCATTGTTGGTTTAGGCTCTATGTCTGGTTTAGCTTTTTTGAAGTGagaaaaacatttttctttcaaatctgAGCAATACTTTGCTTATCTTTGCTTCATTTTCCAATGCAGCATCTGCTTAGAGTGACTCCTGTAGTGGGAATATTATGGGATAGAAAAGCATTCAATCCAACGCCAAATCCTGCTGAAGTGGAAGCTGTGTTTGATGCACCTCTTGAAATGTTTCTGAAGGTTAGTTTCGTTTCTTTTTCTATCAAGCATGCTTTATAGTTGCAAGTCTTTATGTATCGGTGGTTGAAAAATATCTTACACAGGATGAGAACCGGAGATCCGAGGAGATTGAGTGGAACGGGAAAAGGCATTTGCTTCACTTCTTTGATTACAATACAGGAGATAAGGATTATGTTATATGGGGTTTAACTGCTAGAATCTTGATAAGAGTTGCATCTGTGGTGTATCAACGACCACCCGCTTTCATTGAACGAATACCTGACTTTAAGTACCCCAGAATGGTAGGCGGACATATTTTTGCTTAGTCGTTTATTTATATAATCATTATAACAAAAAGACAATAAGCTTATAAATGATGTTCTTTACCAGTGAATGCAGAACAAGGCTACTAGTTTATATGGATAGCTGAAGGTGCTGAGTTCTTGCTTGGGACATATACATGAACCTTTCGGTGAGGAAGATCGTTGGAGATGTCTCTGTTTAGTCTTTTCCCAGGTCAGCATTGTATGACATATAATTGTAATGTTTCCTTCTGTCTGCACTTTGTTTCCAAGCCAGTCCTGCTGTATGTTCAATTGTGAGCAATGATGAATATCCATGTGATATTTGTACAAACAGTGGTTTGCTGAGGCttgtgaaaaaaataaacaatttccTTCCTTCTACTGTTGATTTTCTAACGTAGGAACTTGTCTTACATGTTGTTATCATCGTCAAGTTCATTTGAGTGTTATCTTACTTCAGTAAATCTGGTTGATAGCACTGTTGGTGTAAATTATATTCCTGGTTTCTGCTTGCGGTTGGATTTCATCATCatgctcttcttcttttcccaactaAAACTACGTTTTAAGAATCGATCTATGGctagagaaaattatttaaaaagctAAAAAAACACTTACTATTAAGTCAGTGTGGGGTCTTAGTCACTTAGTTTACTTTTAGTGGTGAAATATATTAGTTAACAAGATCTGATTTGCTGGATGCGTCTCACAACTGATAGTCACTGTTTCATTTTCATTGtaaagtgatatatatatatatattagtcaacTTGTGGAAGCTCTTGTGAAATCATTACATTagtttcaattcgtttttaCCTTGCTTCTATTTCACATAATATGTGTGCCATACATTTTATGGGACTTTCTGATGTAAGGAAACTACCCACTATGAAATAAGGAATAATTATACACCATACCTGATGTCTAGTTCTTGTACTTCATACATAAGAGAAAGTTTTTGTCTGGTCCTGTGATCTTTTGCACCGTATAGCTGAACTTTAGTTAAAAGCAACTGTtctgaattttttattaatgtagcGCTTGCTTGTTTCCTTCCCTGCAGCACACTGCCTGCGTTATCAAGTTGGAAAATTATCAAGACAAATCTAAACCATTTGACATGAAGGCAAAGGTATGTTGAGGTGATGTTTGTAATTTACAGCTGTACAAAAATTAGGGGAATGATAAGTCAATTGCTATCGTAAACGTGATCTTTGAAAAATCTGGTACCAAAAGACAGCAAAGTCTCTTATTTTAATTAGCTGGAATTCAGAACATACACTACCTAAAAAGTCAATGGGGGCattccgagaatcgaactcgggacctctcgcacccaaagcgagaatcataccactagaccaaatgccCGATTGTTTATGAAGGCATTTGAAATACTTATGTTGTGTTTGAAGTTTTATTAACTTTGTAAACATAGGCTTaatctttggttttgtttccTGCAGCTTGTTCTTGGAGAATGTGGGATCATACAGCTTTGCAGTCGTGAGTTGTGCCTGATATGATGTGGTTAGATATTTCAGTCATATGCCCTGAAAGCAAAGGTATGTTGCCATGATTGTTTGTAATATATACTGATGCTGAATGTCTAGGGAGTTGCCAACTGTTGAGTTGAATATAAGAGAAAAAGGCACTATGATACAAACAATTTGGTCAGTAGGATTTGTTTCTGAAGAATTTATGGGTAAATCTGTTGAGCTTTCGTAGCTCATAATAAGGATCTCTTAAATCACAAAATTTCATACTTTGGAGGGTTTtagaacaaaataattttaaaaaagacCCTCCAAAAAAGTATGCATCCTAGGACTTTTCTGATATTATCTGGTTAGTTATCTTAATCATATGACCTGAAAGCGAAGGTATACTGCATTGATCGTTGTAATTTATTGATGGTGAAATCCTAGGAACTGGTCAACTGTTGAattgaatatgatttttaaaaatttggcaCCATACCAAACATGCACTGTTTAAAAAGTCAACAGGGGCattccgagaatcgaactcgggacctctcgcacccaaagcgagaatcataccactagaccaaatgccCGATTGTTTATGAATGCATTTGAAATACTGGTCTTTGAAATCTTAGTAACTTAAGGTGTTATTCTTGATTTTGTTTCCTGCAGCTCTTTCTTGGAAAATGTGGGAGCATACCGCTTTGCAGTCGTGAGTGCCTGATATTATATGATTAGATATCTCATTCACATATCCTGAATGTAAAGGTATGTTGCTGTGATTGTTTGTAATATACTGATGGTGAAAATCTAGGGAGTGGCCAACTGTTGAGTTTAATCTTAAAAAATCTGGCAGTAGAAGATAGGATTGTCGGTAACAAAACTTAATTATCATAACTAAACATAAACTGTTCAAAAAGTCAAGGGGGCattccgagaatcgaactcggaacctctcgcacccaaagcgagaatcataccactagaccaaatgccCTGTTGCTACTTCAACTCAATTAAGATTACTATAGGCATGCTGCTAATTCGATCATATCTTGGAAATGCCATTTTGATCTTTCAATTTGAtttatgtgaaaaaaaaatttgtagatGGTTGAATAGAATCATTTCTGGTTGTTTATTAGAATCTAAGCAAACGCATCTAATAGCAAAGGTACAATTTGGATCTTGTTTTCTTCATTTGattagtaagaaaaaaaaatcaatcattagAATCTCTTAACCGCATAGATGTGGTATCATGCAACCTGATCTAATGACTGAAATTTGATTTCCCGCTGTCGAGGTTATAGCCTTTGCATTTGGATCAAAAACATTCAGATTTTTAGGATAATAATTGCTGACGTTAAATGCATACTGTCCAAGAACCATAGTTCTTACTTTGAGATTAAAACAATCAAAGTTCTCTTACTATTCTTCAATATTGAAAAGTTTCTTTATGGGGAATTCTGTATAATGAACTCGTCGATCCTTTGTTCAAAGAGAGCTGTGATCTCTGTTGACCTTTTCTTTTTGGTGCAGTGCAGCTAATTCTTGGAAGTCCTTCAGCATGTTGTGTACCAATCAACAAATCTGAATTTAACAAAAAGAAGACAGAATGAAAAAGGATCTGCTTCGGATATTGGAGATCAACAAATCTGGATCACACTAATTCAACTGATGCAAGAGCAAAGGTACATTCTAGATCTTGTTGACTTTAGAATTTTATAAATAGTGGAAGTCTTAACAATGCGTTGTGATCATTTGGCCTTACTTTAATTGAAGGAAAATGCATGTTGTTGCTTGAACGTGGTGTGTGCAAAGTCAAATATGAATACACTTTTCATCTTAACAATGCTGACCTTGCTTTTAatacaaaacatcaaaaaatcTTGGGGGGCATTCctagaattgaaaaaaatatagttaaaaaatgctatagaagaaaatattattagtcAAAGTCAGTTTTAGTTCCCTTTGTTTTCCGTGATGAATATATTTCAGTATTAACAAGATGTCCCTAGATCTAATTAATCTGAGGGATCCTTTACACCACTGAGAGTCCAGAGAATGACCATTTTCATTGGAAAGTGAAATCTCTGATTCACAATGTTTAATGGTCACACTCTGCCAATATAATATATTGTGATATGTTACTCAGCTGGCCATTTTAATGTGACCTTG
It encodes the following:
- the LOC106426991 gene encoding zinc finger MYM-type protein 1-like, whose translation is MDRFVIRKIPPPRISVDDLAFDPAKRKKIQEYDHNQIDEVRRIYLTRGPCQPRGHTFKQKSIGGVWRRFNPQWFDQYPDWLEYSVEQEKAFCLFCYLFRVQVGKQGGSDTFVSTGFSSWNKVDSFSKHVGDHSSFHNDAKNKCEDLMRQGQSIKHALHKQTDIVKSDYRIRLGASIDVCRHLLHQGLSFRAHDEKEESTNKGNFLELLKYTARQNEAVKKVVLHNAPKNNQMTSPPIQKDIAHCFAEEVTKSVIQEINNDVFGLLVDESADVSDKEQMAVVFRFVDKFGLVKERFIGISHVKDTSSLTLKYAIDALFAKHGLSLKKVRGQGYDGASNMKGEFNGLRSLILKESRSAYYVHCFAHQLQLVVVAVAKKHVEVGEFFDMVHVLLNAVGASCKRKLILTESNRKRMEEGISKGTIKTGTGLNQDLSLKRPGNTRWGSHYKTLLRLGEMFPCIIEVLEHIQTEGMDGSKRQQAFGLLKYFHTFDCVFYLQLMLVILGLTNNLSKALQKRDQEILNAVSLVGSTKRQLQKLRDEGWENFVATVYSFSENNKTEVLDMEEEFVDSSRPRKKTGITNLHHYKVDCFYTVLDMQLQEFNDRFDEVNSELLVCMASLSPIDSFRQFDKSMLMRLAELYQDDFSSMERRSLEQQLDIYLDNVQKDERFTNLESLGDLARVLVDTRKHLSHPLVYRLLKLCLILPVATASVERCFSAMNIVKTTSRNSIGDEFLSDCLVCFIEKQVLETVTNETVIKRFQDMSERRVHL
- the LOC111215582 gene encoding protein IQ-DOMAIN 9-like; translated protein: MGSGNFFKAIIGSKKGKQTKGLSTAVKSKASKKKGTHASSLVVRSEDWAATRIQSAFRAYKARKMLRRLKGIARAKELTEKHPVKKQAAVTLKYLHSWSKIQSQIKARRVGMVMESRMMHKRLENQQKLEAKLHDVEVEWNGGAETKDEILGRIHQREEATIKRERALAYAFSHQWKAEGKTQWLGGYELGNTNWGWSWKERWIAVRPWEVRYSLTPKKPKSLKTVCCKSETKSNSPAKRVSSVSAKAPSSGAAVKPRRLSFPGA
- the LOC111215583 gene encoding nudix hydrolase 22, chloroplastic, which produces MESAAAKSISTASSRLLALAQQLRLYKAEESTGKLISHVGFHKPISPAKKAAVLICLFEGDDGDLRVILTKRASGLSTHSGEVSLPGGKAEEGDKDDDGVTATREAEEEIGLHPSLVDVVAFLEPFLSQHLLRVTPVVGILWDRKAFNPTPNPAEVEAVFDAPLEMFLKDENRRSEEIEWNGKRHLLHFFDYNTGDKDYVIWGLTARILIRVASVVYQRPPAFIERIPDFKYPRM